Within Zootoca vivipara chromosome 10, rZooViv1.1, whole genome shotgun sequence, the genomic segment ACTTTCTATGCTCTGTAAGATAGTGCCAGAAAAGCTGCTTTGTAGATGGACCTGTTGTTTAACAGGAAGTTGATTAAGACGGTGCATGTTTTTCTTTGTCTTATAACAGGAGGTTCTGTTTTCCATAGATTGGGTTAATAAAGTCGGATTTGCTTAACTCGAAGCACGTGTGTTAGTTAAAGCTGTGCATTTTGAAAGTAGCTAGATGAGTCTCGCTCCTGGCAGTGGAATTACTTTTCTCCCTGAATTGCAGCTTTTCATTGTAGACCCTGGATGGACTCCTCTTGCATGTTAGCTCACTAGATCAGATGCACAGTCCAATTTGTTATGCTGACTGCCATCTGTAATAATTTAAAGTGATTATGGAAAAAGAACCAAACACTTCCTGTACCTGTAAGATGTGCAAATTTCATTTAGCCCAGAGGGGAGAAGTTAACATTTCTTACAGGACATCGTTAGAAAGTATACTGTACTCTCCACAACCTCCAGTTGGCAGCGGGGAgttgcagagggggaaagcttgTCATAATTCCCTTTCTCTGCGGTTTTCGTTTCAGGTTGATGAGTGGCGTTAAAAACAACGTCGGAAGAGGCATTAATATAGCTCTGGTCAATGGTAAGTGActggtttggggtttttaaacCATATCAGCATTCTTATATTAACGTTACAATTATTTCCAGGCAAGTAGTAAGGAAGCCTGAATGTTGGCGTGGAGAATTAGTCATAGTAGAAGGCAATTTCACATTTGGAAGGACTGGATCTAGCTGCAAATGAACAGTCAGTGGTAACTTTCAAAAGTGGCTAGGGTGACCTGCAACTAAATGTTGCAGCGTAGAGTGGTCCTGTTCAGGGTCCTTCCAGAATAATTCCATTCCACCATCTGCTTTCCCCACACATGCCCACTCCTcatttttcaggggggtggtccTCTTCATCTAgggtcccttcccccccccccgcaaaccttGGGCTTCCACCGATGCTACTGATAACCTCCCTTCTTTGTGTGTGGATGGCACCATTTTGCCAACACATAGATCTACACTTGGAAAAAGAGTGTATATGTATTGACTATTTCCTTGAGAAGAAAAATACAAGGTCTGGCTGGCACTGGTTCTCGCTTTGTTAACTGAAAGGTTTTATTCGCTCCTTCCTTCATGGCAGCCGACAGCACCGAAACAAAACCACAGTGAAACTTATAAAAGTTTATTGGATCCTTGCACGCTCTTGCCTTTTTGTAGTTGCTGAAGTCATTAAAAATAATTCCAAAAAGAGGTTGCTGCCATTGCCCTTTGCAAAAACCTTAATAATTGGGTGACTCTGAGCTGAACTGTTGCCCGTTGCTTCCTAGGATGTTGTCCTCTAGCAGTCCAGCCCCAAATGGGCAGAGTTTTGGGGGTATTCCTGCTAAGTACCTACTTCTTAAAACATTCATGAAACTCTTAAACCACTTCTGATTGTGGTTTTTTGTAGTTTACACAGTGATTTTGGTTTGCTAATGAAACTGTTGGCCAATAGGAGTTCACATTTCTGTCCCCAAACATAATCCAATCTTTGTGTGTACACTGCATCCCTGTTGTAAGCAGCCCACCTCGATAACTTTATTAAAAATCTTTACAAAATGACAACTTGCATCTGTTAGTACCggtattatattttttaaaggaaaaaaccactaGTTTGGAGGAGAATTTCAGTGGAGGAGGGGTGAAAGCTTAACCAAAGTTTTGTGTAATGGCTTTTAAGATTCTGATAATCACTAGCTTTAAAAATGTGGAAATTGCTTGTGGCCTCTGCTGGTGATGGCTAAAGTCAAGCAATGGCCAAAGATGGAGGCATCCTGTACACTTAGCCAGATTCTGTCGCTGGTTGGCAGCTGTGTTAAAAGCCACTTTGCTTTGTTATAAGCACAACAATGCAGTGCCTTTTGAAGGGGCTGTTTGCAGCTTCCATGTAAGCAAAATCTGTTCACTTCATCTGTAGCAATTTTCAAACGTGCTATTGCATTAAACTTACTTCTTAATCCTTTTCTAGGTAAAACAGGTAGCATGGTGGATACAAAATTCTTTGACATGTGGGGTGGAGGTAAGTGCTGGAATACTTTGTTCTTATATTAAAAATCAGTATAAAATGAAAGTAGTTAAGCAAGTTTTCCCACTCAGATGTTGAAAGAAGAACTTTGAATTGAAAATTGcattttgatttaaaaataataataagaattgaaaattgcattttgatttaaaaataataataatctcagaaTCTGAAACTTGTTGGCGTTGCTAGGTTGTTTGCAGACTCGAAATATAAAATCTCCCATCAACTATCAAATACATTATATatatgctggggtgtgtgtgagcaaAACTgaatgctctctgcatttttagcTTGTGCAAATTGCTGAATAGGGAGCTGGGCATTTAATTGGATTGATTCATTTAATGGTATGATTGATTGCTGTACGGTGGTGGGGAAGAATGAGTTGGTTTTCTTTTGCTTCCTTGCaaatcaggtttgtttgtttgtttgtttgtttgttttaaatgtgaaatTCATACTTTTTagctcattttcatttttaattattttgcttcCTGATCTTTAGAGGATGCTTGGATTTAGTCCTTTACTATGGATTTTCCTTGCATTTTTTTCGCAGCTGATTTTTATGTGGCAATGTTTATTTTGATATGAACGAGGATGCTCTATTTAGtttaagttttatttttgttttggtattaTTTGCTGTTTATCTTCTGAGATGTCTTAACCTATGTTGTAAACCGCTTAAAAGTTTTGTTTAACTACGAgcggtatataaaggtaaaggtaaagggacccctgaccattaggtccagtcgtgaccgactggggttgcgcgctcactcgcattattggccgagggagccagcgtatagcttccaggccatgtggccagcatgacaaagccgcttctggcaaaccaacgcagcacatggaaacgccgtttaccttcccgctatagcggttcctatttatctacttgcactttgaggtgctttcgaactgctaggttggcaggagatgggaccaagcaacgggagctcatcccgtcacagggattcgaaccgccaacctactgatcagcaagtcctaggctcagtggtttaaccacagcgccacctgggtcccacgagcggtatataaatggtccaaaaacaacaacaaccgtgcTTCTGAAATCCACACAGCAAAAGGCTGGGTGCGTTTCGGGAGTACTCTTAGCTCGCAGCGGGAAATGGAAAGAACTAGTAGAGCCATGTGTGGAATGGAGTGTGCACCTAGAAAGTGCCCCCAGAAGATCAcagctggggaacctgtgtccttccagatgttgttgaactacatctCTCTACTTTTGGCTGGGGCCCATGgagttccagcaacatctggatgccaCATGCTCCTCATCCCTACGGTTGCTACGGTAGGATTTTTGTAATTGGCTTGCAGGAGTTCCATAGTAGACAGATAAATGTGGATAGCATTCCCCATTTGCAGGAAGTTAAAAACATTAGCCTATACCATTACATATTGGCTGTCATTATCATCAAATGCTAAACACCATGGCATGTCACCTATCACTACTGTGAAACGCCAGAAATAGAAATTTTGAGCAGTCTGCAAATACTTAGCATCAAAATTTAGCAAAGAACATTCAAGGGTAATTCTTAAATATAAATTAGTTTGGGCTCTTAATCTAACTAGCATTGCTATTTTCCATCTTATAACTTATTTGAAAGGAAGTTCCATGTAGAAATTTTAGCCCTGCATGCGATTGTGACTGTGTTGTGCTAAACTTCTGTTTCGTTTAGATGTCGCCCCGCTTATTGACTTTCTGAAGACCATTAAAGATGGAACAATCGTATTAATGGCAACCTACGATGATGGCGCAACTAAGTAAGCAGTTGCTAAGACCACCCAAAAAAAGAGGGTTGTTTACACATAGGGAATCAGTCATATGGATAAGGACTAAGGCAGCAATGTCTTAACTTGTCAGTTGCTATAGTAGCAGTGGAGGACACAAATTCTCCGAATGCTTGACACTCCTAAGGTCATTTCCCCAATCTGTAGGAGGCAGCTGAGCCTAAGCatttgtggggaggagaggatacACTTTGCCAAAGCATGGATATCAaggtagtggggtaggagagcagaaaataataataatcacattttGCAACCAATGcaaattcatgcattgcagggggttggactagatggcccacatggtcctttccaactctacagttctgtgattctatagacGAGTCTGAAAAGCCCGGGACCCAAATTTTCATGctgtggtggctcatttaccagttACATATTTAGTGTTAGCTCTGGAAGCGTACAtttgaccaaactaagcctcctgttCTCCAATGTCAGGTGGGGGGCTGGTAGTTGTGGTTTTGAGAAAATGTCCTTGTGGATCTAATTAGGTCCGTGGCCTGATCTAGCTATATAATCAAGCAAAATGACTAGGAAAATCCCTGAGAATTTCAGTGCATTTGCCCTCGAGTAGGCCATGCTTCTGGAGTTTACAGTTGGGGGCAAGTAGAAGGGGTAGTGGCCCAAGAGAGGCTAGGATAATTAGATGAAATACGTATTTTTCTTAAGTGACCATGGAAGTTTATCTAAAGCATTGGCATCATATAGCATCCATCTGTATCAAAGTGAAGGCACCACTGGACTTGAATTGTACCGTTTTGCCCAAAGTAAACACAACTCGAATGGCACACGAATTGGAATGGTTATTTGAATCAGTTGTGTAGATCGCAGACAGtcaatgtgaccccccccccaagaggttgCTGCTGTCATCATCCCTGACATCTGGTCATGCTGGTAGTGGCAGATGAAAGTTGCACACTCAGAAGCCAACCCCATTGGCAACCCATGGTTAATACAGCCAGGACCTTATCAGTTCATTTGTATATTAATCCTTTTGAATCTTTTCCAAGGCTTAATGAAGAATCTCGGAAACTAATATCTGAACTAGGAAGCACAACCATCACAAACCTTGGCTTCAGAGACAACTGGGTCTTCTGTGGCGGGAAAGGAATCAAGACTAAAAGCCCATTTGAACAGGTTTGTTCTCGGGTTAACGTTTGGAAAAGCCACGTGGAGTCAAAGACTCACAGCTGACGCACCTTGGCCTCCGCAGGCAGCAGAATGAATGTCCTTGTAGAATCCTGAGATGATACAAAGGACTGCACTGCTTCAGGCTGCAGACAGAGGGTGCCCATTTTAATGTTTCTGCACATTAAACCAACCAATCTTTAACTAGCAATCCAGCACTTTAAGAGAGAGAAGTTTTAACTTTGCAGGCTTTCTGTTTGCAGGAAGTGTTTAATATAGGGAAACATTGAGTGGTTTCCACCTGCAGAATGAAATGGTGTCGCCTGTTCTGCCATTCCAGCATTTTAAACACCTTACTCTGCTACAAGAAGTCTCAGTAATACCTTTTGACATAATCCCAAAGCACATTGAATTTCCACCATTCACCCCGAGAAGGAAGTTGGAACTTGCCGTTTCTTTAACAGATACGGGAACATCCCAAATAACGCTCACATTTTTTGGATCCTAGATCATAACTACATTGCTTTTAACGGGCTCTGAAAATTAGCCCCGGAGCACATTCCTCTTCTGTATTACAGAGCTGTACAAATGTATGCAAACTTGCAACTGTTATATCTGCGTTCATTTGAATTTTCCCTTTCATTTGGTGCAATTGGAATGTTTAGTTCAGTTCTGTTACACACGTTTCCAAAAGCCTCTACCTTCCATGTTTTAGGCACACCAGCAAGTTTGCTCCATGTTTGCTTccttatcattttaaaaaaaacaaaacagaaagctagaatatagattttaaaaataagtgtTTAGCCTTTGACCAAGGATAGCTTAACTAGGTGTCTTATCTTACTAGCTCACACTTCCAAACATGTTGGGGCTCTTCTACAGGGAGTAAAGTCTTATTATACCAGttgtgacatacagtggtacctcgacgtacgaatttaatgcgttccgaacgcacattcgtaagtcgaaaaaatcctatctaaaccgcatccaagatggcggacagagctccattcgtaagtagagttattcataagtcgaggtaccactgtacgtggtATTGTATATATTTGCAAGATCACTGTAGATGAAAGGAGATtatataaaaaagtttttattttgtaaatatatGGGGGTCTCTTGCTGAAAGGCTGAAAGCCAATTATCGCTTTAGTATTTTGACTGTTGCAATTGTTCCCCAATTACCCACCCTGTTTGCAGCATATTAAGAACAACAAAGATACAAACAAGTATGAAGGATGGCCAGAGGTCGTGGAGATGGAAGGTTGCATTCCACAGAAGCTGGACTGAAGGCATCGTCAAATGGACATTTACAGTGCAAAAGGACATTGGAGGGAAACTGCActttctgctgctgttgggtAGAGAATACTTTGTATGGAGGAAGAAGAATTACTATGTATGGGCGCATCCCCTCCAGGCTAGTATCTCGCTCAAGGTCCataaaaatgaatgggagctgAGCAAATGAGCATGGTGAATCGCGCATTTCATTTTAAATGGGACTTGTGCAGGGATTTATCCGGCCAGATTGTGCCCCATGTAAATACTCTCCAAGCATGTTTCCACCTTAGAATGTGCATGGGCATTGACATTTTTGAAAATCCGATTTATTTATTGTCAAAACAGAGGTCCTCCTTTGGGTGTAAATGTGTACATAGGCCCAGACCGAGGGAATCACTCTTTCTAAgcatcttcctcctctcctctccttatttgcttttcttttactccccccccccaaaaaagcacaatgTTCAGGTTATTTTATGGTAAATCTCTTTTAGATCTACCAGCATAGGCCATTAAATGTACCCAATAAATAACTGAACTGATCCTGAGCTATGTTGTAGTTTGCTCAAACAATGGTGACGTTGGCTGCAAGTGCATATCTAGTGGGATATGTCAACCTTAGCCAAAAATGCGAACTTCTATTTATGCTCTGCCCTCTTTGAAAGCAGCATTCTTCTGTGATCCCTCCTCCTTTTCAAACCTTCAGATAGGTAAAGGTTGAGCGTTGAATACAAAATTGTAGGCTGCTATAAGAAGCACAATTAaaccctttaaaaatgaaaaccaatGTATATCATTGCGTTCGTTGCTATTGTTAGATTATCTGTGGCCCATGCTTCTGGTTAGCAAAACATACTGCTAATAGAGCAGTATAATGTAGTTgctttgtgtctgtgtgttcagCTAGACATCTTTTAAAGTTCTATAAACCACCAACCACACCAATTACTTTAGATACTATTGGAGAGAAAGCCGCCATTGGCAGTTAGTGTTATTCTAGAAGCAAGCAATTGCATGTTAAAAAGTAGACTTGATTTCTATTAGGAATTAAACTCTGCACACAAATCAGCCAACCCGGGCAGTTTTGCTACCTACCCTACAAGTAAAAAAATTGAAGAAAGGGGTTCAATATTTTGGGGAAGGGAACTCTTACAGACCACATCTCCTATATTATACGACTGAAAAGGTTGCCAGTTGAATAGCTCGCTTAAACGATCGGGTGTAAAAGGGCAGACCACATCTTTACCGATACCGGTATTTGATGTTGGTTTACGGTGCATTTcaccaccccctgccccctccatcttccacatggcaGCTGTGTGCATCCTATTGGTACCGATGGTTTCGAAAATCAATGTGCCACATTTTTGTGACTAGGCTCTAAAGGGCTCTACATGCACAGTACACACCTCTGGCAATCGCTAGAATCCACAGActgcttgtgcccccccccccacaaatcccattccttctcttcctgctgcccccccccaataaaaaaaacacctccaggAAGCCAAAAGACAAGCTTCTTCCACAACTTGCTGGTACTTGGTGAGAATTGTGGGCCGTGTTCCTAAGTGACTCAGGCCATTTGGGTTCTGCTTTGTAGTGGGGGCTGCAGTGGTGCTAATTTCTGCATTCCTCCACTGGGGTTCCAATTTGGGGGTGCATTTTTTAGACTTGtacacagctcagaggcagcgaacctgcagcccttcagatgtaaTTCAGCTACAACTACTGTCCCGTCCCCCACTGGTCTTAGAGACCTTATCAATGTGTAATATAATTTTGATGGTGTGTTTGCTGTAGGGGATCCACAAGTTTTACTCTTGTGTAGAGTCTTGTCAAGTCTGCGCTGTGTTGGCAGATAGGGTTAGGCAGCCTTCCCCGCCCCGACAGTaggagcattttaaaaacaagcagttGACTTGGTTACTGAGAGTTGCAGTTGGACTAATGAAATATTGTTTGCACTAAAGATATTAAAGCAATACTGATAATTATGACTTAAAATAGTTCAGAAGAGCCACCCAACTTTCCAAACGAAGCGCTGGTGACTGGAATCTGAGCTGCTTTACTGTTTTAAACCTGTTCATAccatgttttttccccttccttcttagCAATTTACTGTAGTCTAGCAATAAAATGCATCCTCAACCGTCAAGGCAATTATTTGTAAATACCATGCAGGTTCATTGTTCATGTTCAGAAGAAATAAAAGTCACATTTCTGAGTATTATATTTTTTCAtcaaataaagttttttaaaccCACAACCAAAAGTTTTATGGGCTCCGCCAGAAGCCCATGTTTTTACTTGGTGTACAAAGATGCTGAAAGGCTGCCTTAGAAAGGCGAAGCACAAATGCGACAAAACCCAAGCATCAattcctgattggctgcagctctgCTGAGAATCCGCACAGTACCAACCTCTTTTAAAAACAGAGTTTGATGCTTGCAAGCTCTTGGACGCCGGTCCCTGGGATCAGGAAGTATGAAAACAACACTGTAGCTGCTTCATGCATACATTGTG encodes:
- the FAM3C gene encoding protein FAM3C isoform X2, with amino-acid sequence MRIAGAAKLAVAVAVFLLTFYVISQVFEIKMDTSLGNLFARSPLELPARPTKPPRYKCGTTKICPENHFAFKMASGAANVVGPKICVEDNVLMSGVKNNVGRGINIALVNGKTGSMVDTKFFDMWGGDVAPLIDFLKTIKDGTIVLMATYDDGATKLNEESRKLISELGSTTITNLGFRDNWVFCGGKGIKTKSPFEQHIKNNKDTNKYEGWPEVVEMEGCIPQKLD
- the FAM3C gene encoding protein FAM3C isoform X1 encodes the protein MRIAAGAAKLAVAVAVFLLTFYVISQVFEIKMDTSLGNLFARSPLELPARPTKPPRYKCGTTKICPENHFAFKMASGAANVVGPKICVEDNVLMSGVKNNVGRGINIALVNGKTGSMVDTKFFDMWGGDVAPLIDFLKTIKDGTIVLMATYDDGATKLNEESRKLISELGSTTITNLGFRDNWVFCGGKGIKTKSPFEQHIKNNKDTNKYEGWPEVVEMEGCIPQKLD